The Anolis sagrei isolate rAnoSag1 chromosome 10, rAnoSag1.mat, whole genome shotgun sequence genome has a window encoding:
- the CAPN6 gene encoding calpain-6 isoform X2 — MCSTAPTKAFRNQNYQELKQQCLKEGRLFEDPEFPASDESIFYSTPPPERIEWKRPKELCEDPRLFVNGISSHDLHQGKLGNCWFVAACACLALRENLWRKVIPNVKEQDWDQKRPEKQAGIFHFRFWCLGEWTDVVIDDRLPTLNNELVFCHSNDRNEFWSALLEKAYAKMAGCYEALDGGSTAEAIVDFTGAVAESIDMAEGKYSHDIIEQAKLFEDLLKVQRRGGLISCYIKPTSARDFEGQTAMGLIMGHAYSVTSILMMSLGKRLTTFTKSKKLFMIRLRNPWGQKEWNGAWSDASEEWKNVSQAERKKLGLTVENDGEFWMTFEDWCKNFTDVDICRIVNTSLCSIHKTWEKKTMRGKWTKSTDPWLNRSGGCSNNKGTFLQNPQYVFDVTKVEDKVMISLQQKDQRIHKKEGMGDNVVIGFEIFKVEDNREYRMHTLKIQEKVATSTYIDNRMVFLKVVLKQGRYVLIPTTFSPNIETEFILRLFTDVPSKLRELKLHKPRLACLDIFYGVPRRVSQVKIHAVEGLPSQDSQGGVNPYVIIKCENKKVQSPIQHGTVNAVFNTQAIFYRRNIHKPIIIQVWHSRLSSHRFLGQVLMAASPGDPTGLQKLRLQGRGEREADEMPGHITVNALSSDDLAEL; from the exons GAGCTCTGTGAAGATCCTCGCCTCTTTGTGAATGGGATCAGTTCTCATGATTTGCATCAAGGGAAACTGGGAAACTGTTGGTTCGTAGCAGCCTGCGCCTGCCTTGCTCTTCGGGAGAATCTCTGGAGAAAG GTGATTCCGAACGTTAAGGAACAGGACTGGGATCAGAAGAGGCCCGAGAAACAGGCAGGAATCTTTCACTTCAGGTTCTGGTGTCTTGGGGAATGGACCGACGTTGTCATTGATGACCGACTCCCAACCTTGAACAATGAACTCGTCTTCTGTCATTCGAATGACCGCAATGAATTCTGGAGTGCGCTTCTGGAAAAAGCTTATGCTAA GATGGCTGGATGTTATGAAGCCTTGGATGGAGGCAGCACTGCGGAAGCGATCGTCGACTTCACAGGAGCCGTCGCAGAATCCATCGACATGGCAGAAGGCAAATATAGCCACGACATCATTGAACAGGCCAAGCTCTTTGAAGACTTGTTGAAAGTCCAACGAAGGGGAGGTTTAATCAGCTGTTACATCAAG CCCACATCCGCCCGCGATTTTGAGGGACAGACCGCCATGGGTTTAATCATGGGTCACGCCTATTCAGTGACATCTATCCTGATGATGAGTCTTGGAAAGAGGCTCACGACATTCACAAAGTCGAAGAAGCTCTTCATGATCAGACTGAGGAACCCCTGGGGACAGAAGGAGTGGAACGGCGCTTGGAGTGATGC ATCAGAGGAATGGAAAAACGTGAGCCAAGCAGAGCGCAAGAAACTGGGACTCACTGTTGAAAATGATGGAGAATTCTG GATGACTTTTGAAGACTGGTGCAAAAATTTCACCGACGTTGACATCTGCCGCATTGTGAATACGTCCTTGTGTAGCATCCACAAGACCTGGGAAAAGAAAACGATGCGTGGAAAATGGACAAAGAGCACAGACCCCTGGCTGAACCGCTCTGGGGGATGTTCAAATAACAAAGGCACCTTTTTGCAAAACCCACAG tATGTCTTTGATGTGACGAAGGTTGAGGACAAAGTGATGATCTCCCTGCAGCAGAAGGACCAACGTATCCACAAAAAGGAAGGGATGGGGGATAATGTCGTTATTGGCTTTGAGATCTTCAAG GTGGAGGACAACCGAGAGTACCGAATGCACACTCTGAAAATACAAGAGAAGGTGGCTACCTCTACATACATTGACAACCGCATGGTTTTTCTGAAGGTCGTTCTCAAGCAAGGCCGATACGTCTTGATCCCAACGACTTTCAGCCCAAACATTGAAACGGAGTTTATTCTGAGGCTGTTCACAGACGTGCCATCAAAACTCAG AGAACTTAAGCTGCATAAGCCAAGGCTAGCCTGTCTGGACATCTTCTACGGCGTCCCTCGGAGGGTGTCTCAGGTCAAAATCCATGCGGTGGAGGGACTTCCAAGCCAGGACAGTCAGGGTG GAGTAAATCCCTATGTTATCATCAAGTGTGAGAACAAGAAGGTCCAGTCTCCCATCCAACATGGCACCGTCAATGCTGTTTTCAACACACAAGCCATTTTCTACCGAAGGAACATTCACAAGCCCATTATTATCCAG GTCTGGCACAGCCGCCTCTCGTCCCACCGCTTCCTGGGACAAGTGCTGATGGCAGCCTCACCCGGTGACCCCACAGGACTTCAGAAGCTCCGACTCCAGGGCCGAGGCGAGCGCGAAGCAGACGAGATGCCAGGTCACATCACCGTCAATGCCCTCTCCAGCGACGACCTTGCAGAGCTCTGA